Genomic DNA from Paenibacillus borealis:
GACGCCGATTGAATTTCCGGTGATTTTGGGCTCCAGCAGCTGTCTGATCACCATTACCACTGCCAGCAGAATGATTAGACCAATGGCAAGTGAGGTATTGCCGACAATGAACAAATAAATAATCCAGGGAATCAGAATTGCCGGTACTCCAAGAAGCGGCAGCAGGTCGAACAAGGCGCAGATCAGAGCCAGGGTAATGACATTTCCAGTCTGCAGGATCAGCAGTCCGGCGAGAACGATCACGAAGGTAATGCTGATCAGAATCAGCTGGGCTTTTAGATAAGAACCGATAGCCTTGAACACATTCCCCTGCAGGAAAGCGTAAGCCGTCTTAAAGGTCTTGGGCAGCTTGTCATGGGCGATCCGGCGCCAGTCCTTAATCTCCATACTGAGGAAAAAGGCCAGGATAATCGCAATGCCGAAATTAGCCATAAAGGAAGAGAAGGAGCCAAGCACACCGATCATATATTTAAAGAAGGTGACCATCCACGTCGAGAGAACATTAGTCGCATCAGTGAAATAACCGTTCAGTTTATCTGTGAGATCGGGCGGGAGCGCATCGATTTTTTGCTGGAGATAGGTGGTAGCCTCAGTAAAATGCTGCTGGACTATGTATGTATATCTGGGCAGATTTTCCTGGAATTGAATGACCTGAGTCGTAATCAGCAGTCCGGCAGCAAATAATGCGCCAAGCAGGATCACTAAGAAGAGTACCACGGAGATAGCGGAGGCGAAAGGCTTAGCCATTCCCTTGCGGTTCAGGAACCGGGCCAGCGGCTCAATCAGCAGGAAAACAAAAAAGGACAGGAACACAGGAGCGGCCAGCTGATACAGCTTACTGAATCCCAGCATCACGAGATATAGCGTCAGAATAACCAATCCGATGTCGAAAAAAGTGCGCCAATATTTTTTGTACAGCGGCAGCATAGAGATAAACGACTCCTTTTCTAGATAAATTTACAATATTCACTTCAATTCATTGTACACGATTTTAATAAAAAAGCGTCTATTTCTTTGGCAGCTGTGTTAAAATAGGGGGTAACGTTTTTTTTGAATGTACTACTTGTTGCCACAACGGTTATTGTCCTCTTGCAGGACAGCAGACGCTTCTACTTACTCTACTTGGCCGTATCACACGTAAGACGAGCCAAAGTCAACTCTGGAAAAGCGGGGAATTTACATGCAGACTTTGCTGCTCTGGCTATTTTACATCTCGACCTTTTATGCTTTTATTCCCGGAATGATCAGCCGTATATTTGGTTATCGCGTCTTTCGCAAAGGAATCGGGCGTACGGATTATGGCCTGACCTTCGATGATGGACCTGACCCGCATTATACACCGTTATTGCTGGATCTGCTTAAGCGTTATGGAGCTAAGGCGACATTCTTCGTGGTCGGTGCCCACGCTGAAGCGCATCCGGAGATTATTAAGCGTATGCACGATGAAGGGCATCTTATCGGAATTCACAATTATGTGCACAAGACGAATTGGCTGATGCGTCCGGCAACGGTGAGGAAGCAGATTCAGCGGACCGATGATATTATCTTCAAAATAACCGGCGAGCGCAGCACCTACTACCGTCCGCCGTGGGGAATTGTGAACCTGTTTGACTTCTCCAAGCGCCGTCAGGTGCAGATTGTACTATGGTCGGCCATGTTCGGCGACTGGAAGGAGAAGCTTGGAGCGGAACGCCTGACCGACAAGCTGATCTCCAAGCTGGATCCGGGTGAAGTCATGCTGTTGCATGACTGCGGTACAACGCTCGGTGCCGATCCGCATGCCCCTGAGCATATGCTGATTGCCCTGGAGCGGATGCTGCAGGAAGCGGATAGACGGGGGCTGCGAAGTATCCGGATTGATGAGATGATCAAGGCGGTGCAGAGCTCACCGATCACAAGGCTGTCTTTCGGCAAACGGTTGGTTGTCGGCTTATGGCTGGCCTGGGAACAGGTATTCCAGCTAATGTTCCAGATCAAGACGATCTCTCCGGCCGATCCGTTCCTGCATTACAGGCTGCGTAAATATCAGGGGAATCCCGTGCAGATGGATAACGGTGAGACATTAAGCAAAGGCGACAAGATCATTGAGCTGCATATCGACAACAGGCAGCTGTTCGAGCTGGGCATTCATTCCCGTTCGTCGGCACAGCTCGCGATCCGCATGATCCGCCGCATGGAGAAGGATCTGCCGGTGCTGGCGGAGCGGATTGCCGGTGATGTGGATCTGGCTGAAGCCAAGGCACTCTATGGTGTAAGCCTGCTGAACCGTGGGCCCGAGAAATTCGGGTTCATGGTTCTGGATCTGCCAAGCGGCCTGTTCGCAAGCTCTACCAAATTCTATCTCAGTATTCTGCTCAGCGTTATTCATCCGTCAGGCGGAGCGAGGCTTAAAGTCCGCAGTGAGCTGCTGGTACCCAAAATGATGCTGATGCCCGTGTCGCAGCTGCTTGATCAGATGAATCAGCAGCGGCCGCAGAAGCCGGTGAAGCAACGGGAACGTGTGCGGGAAGAGGAACGGTCGATTGAAGCTGAACTAGAACTGCCCGGAGCAACGGTTGTTCATTGAATTGCAGCAGGCTATTTAGCACTTATAAGTTGACATTTATCCGGATTGTAACCGAAGCTGTTTCCTATGCTCCGCTGGCCTGAATGGCTGGCGGGGCTTTTTATATATCCGGCAGCTATTCCCGCCGATATGTCCACTGCCTGCGGCGGAGATCCCAGATACCGTGACCGCTGTCAGATTCAAATTCCTGCACTAAATACAACATTCTGCTCATCAAAACCGCCATAATCCGGAATTGTTGTACAAAAGGCAGCATTTCGCCTTCTTTCGGCGGCTTAGCAGGAAGATTATTGTATTTCATACAACAATCCTTCTGAACAACCCTTTATCGGTGAATCAAAGTTGCAGAGCGTACAACATTTCCTAGCGACCAGCTACAGAGACCATTTGTGTGATCTCTGCTATCTGCGCCACCTGCATTAACGGGCCCTAATATGCAAAAAAAGAGCAGTCCCGCCGCATCTGCGGACGTGACTGCTCTTCCAGTTCATTCTTTATATCTCAGGCTGCGGCAGCCGGATCAGTGATTAGATCTTCAGCACGCCGCCCTTGCTTGCATTGGTAACCAGCTTGGAGTAACGGGCCAGGTAACCGGTCTTCACCTTCGGCTCGAAATCTTTCCAGCCGCTGCGGCGGACAGCCAGGACTTCTTCTTCAACCAGCAGCTCGATCTTGCGGTTGATCAGATCCAGTTCGATGATGTCGCCATCCTCGACAAAAGCAATCGGTCCGCCCTCAGCCGCTTCCGGCGAGATGTGGCCGATACTGATTCCGCGGGAAGCTCCGGAGAACCGTCCGTCGGTGATCAGGCCGACCTTGGCGCCAAGACCCATACCGACGATCTGCGAAGTCGGTGCCAGCATTTCCGGCATACCCGGTCCGCCCTTCGGACCTTCATACCGGATAACAACGACATGGCCTTCTTTGACCTTGCCGTTCGCGATCCCTTCCAGCGCCTGCTCCTGGGAGTCGAAGCAGATGGCAGGTCCTTTGTGGTAGCCGCCAACGGAAGCATCTACGGCACCAACCTTGATGATGGAGCCTTCCGGAGCCAGGTTGCCGTAGAGTACAGCCAATCCGCCTACTGGGGAATAAGGGTTGTCTATTGTATGAATAACTGACGTATCCTGAATCTCATGACCGGTGACATTCTCGGCCAAAGTCTTGCCGGTTACGGTCATGCAGTCGCCGAAGATGGCGCCCGGCTTCTTCAGCAGCTCGTTCAGCACAGCGCTGACGCCGCCCGCCCGGTCCACATCTTCGATGAAGATATCGGAGGCAGGAGCCAGCTTGGCCAGGTAAGGTACGCGGTTGGCTACTTCATTGATGCGCTCCAGCGGATAGTCGATTTCAGCTTCCTGAGCCAGTGCCAGGGTATGCAACACAGTGTTGGTGGAGCCGCCCATCGCCATATCCAGCGCAAAGGCATTGTCCAGTGATTCATGGGTTACGATATCACGCGGTTTCAGATCCAGCTTGATCAGCTCCATGAGTTGGGTAGCTGATTTGCGGACGAAATCTCTGCGTTCTTCCGCAACTGCCAGAATGGTGCCGTTGCCCGGGAGAGCAAGGCCCATAGCTTCAGCCAGACAGTTCATGGAATTGGCTGTGAACATACCCGAACATGATCCGCAGGTTGGACAGCCGAATTGTTCCAGTTCAAGCAGCTCAGCGTCATTGATCTTGCCGACCTGATGGGCGCCAACGCCTTCAAACACGGAAGTCAGAGATAGCTTCTTGCCTTTGCTGTCTACGCCGGCCTTCATCGGTCCGCCGCTGACGAAGATCGTCGGGATGTTGACGCGCAGTGCGCCCATCATCATACCCGGGGTGATTTTATCACAATTGGGAATGCAGACCATTCCATCGAACCAGTGAGCGGAAACCATCGTTTCCACAGAATCGGCTATGATCTCGCGGCTTGGCAATGAATAACGCATTCCGATATGTCCCATGGCAATGCCGTCATCTACGCCGATGGTATTGAATTCGAACGGAACCCCGCCGGCTTCACGGATGGCTTCCTTTACAATCTTGCCGAATTCCTGCAGATGCACATGACCCGGTACAATGTCGAGATAGGAATTGCAGACTGCGATAAACGGCTTGCCGAAATCCTCTTCCTTAACGCCGGCAGCACGCAGAAGACTGCGGTGTGGTGCGCGGTCAAAGCCCTTTTTGATCATGTCTGAACGCATTTTTTTGTTTGCCATGATGACATTTCCCCCTAAAAGTATTGTGAGCCTAACCTCTTGGAACGGTGAGAACAAATATAGTGCCGCATTAACGCATTGCAATCCCAAAAGCTGCGTGTCTGCGGTTTATAGAAGGAACAAGGTCCAGCTTCTTGCAGTAAACAGAAGTAGGGCGGAGCCGTTTCTATAAAAAACAAGCGGATTGGATACGAACGTTAATAGAGAGTCTATCACAAAAAACCTCATTTTTCTACCGGGCAATGTGAAGTTTGTCGCAGTCATCTCCCGGCAGACAGGTGGAAACGGCTACATCGATCATTAAAGGAAATTATACCAAAAAGCCTATCCCGGACAGGACAGGCTTCTACATATTAATAAGTGAAGAGGCTGTTTCAATAGCAATGATGCTAAAGTGAGCGTCTGATGGCAGCGCGCCGCAGCGAAATCACCCAGTCTACAGACGGCTCAACCAGCGGATTCAGCACGCGTTTGACCGCA
This window encodes:
- a CDS encoding AI-2E family transporter; its protein translation is MLPLYKKYWRTFFDIGLVILTLYLVMLGFSKLYQLAAPVFLSFFVFLLIEPLARFLNRKGMAKPFASAISVVLFLVILLGALFAAGLLITTQVIQFQENLPRYTYIVQQHFTEATTYLQQKIDALPPDLTDKLNGYFTDATNVLSTWMVTFFKYMIGVLGSFSSFMANFGIAIILAFFLSMEIKDWRRIAHDKLPKTFKTAYAFLQGNVFKAIGSYLKAQLILISITFVIVLAGLLILQTGNVITLALICALFDLLPLLGVPAILIPWIIYLFIVGNTSLAIGLIILLAVVMVIRQLLEPKITGNSIGVSSAFLMLSFVILSSSVFGIAGLILSPILLILLKELIQQGYLQRWIYLPQEEFIVSPFAASGPSTAGGTVSGDTAGTADSEVTQAPADPDNSSNT
- a CDS encoding polysaccharide deacetylase family protein, with product MQTLLLWLFYISTFYAFIPGMISRIFGYRVFRKGIGRTDYGLTFDDGPDPHYTPLLLDLLKRYGAKATFFVVGAHAEAHPEIIKRMHDEGHLIGIHNYVHKTNWLMRPATVRKQIQRTDDIIFKITGERSTYYRPPWGIVNLFDFSKRRQVQIVLWSAMFGDWKEKLGAERLTDKLISKLDPGEVMLLHDCGTTLGADPHAPEHMLIALERMLQEADRRGLRSIRIDEMIKAVQSSPITRLSFGKRLVVGLWLAWEQVFQLMFQIKTISPADPFLHYRLRKYQGNPVQMDNGETLSKGDKIIELHIDNRQLFELGIHSRSSAQLAIRMIRRMEKDLPVLAERIAGDVDLAEAKALYGVSLLNRGPEKFGFMVLDLPSGLFASSTKFYLSILLSVIHPSGGARLKVRSELLVPKMMLMPVSQLLDQMNQQRPQKPVKQRERVREEERSIEAELELPGATVVH
- the ilvD gene encoding dihydroxy-acid dehydratase, whose product is MANKKMRSDMIKKGFDRAPHRSLLRAAGVKEEDFGKPFIAVCNSYLDIVPGHVHLQEFGKIVKEAIREAGGVPFEFNTIGVDDGIAMGHIGMRYSLPSREIIADSVETMVSAHWFDGMVCIPNCDKITPGMMMGALRVNIPTIFVSGGPMKAGVDSKGKKLSLTSVFEGVGAHQVGKINDAELLELEQFGCPTCGSCSGMFTANSMNCLAEAMGLALPGNGTILAVAEERRDFVRKSATQLMELIKLDLKPRDIVTHESLDNAFALDMAMGGSTNTVLHTLALAQEAEIDYPLERINEVANRVPYLAKLAPASDIFIEDVDRAGGVSAVLNELLKKPGAIFGDCMTVTGKTLAENVTGHEIQDTSVIHTIDNPYSPVGGLAVLYGNLAPEGSIIKVGAVDASVGGYHKGPAICFDSQEQALEGIANGKVKEGHVVVIRYEGPKGGPGMPEMLAPTSQIVGMGLGAKVGLITDGRFSGASRGISIGHISPEAAEGGPIAFVEDGDIIELDLINRKIELLVEEEVLAVRRSGWKDFEPKVKTGYLARYSKLVTNASKGGVLKI